The Urbifossiella limnaea nucleotide sequence GGGGAGCGCCGCGAGGATCGGCCGCAGCCGGGTGGCGCGGAGCCACGTCACGATCGCGTGGGCGTCGGCCAGCACGTGCGCGTACTCCGTCTCCCACACGTCGAGCCGCGCCGCCGACTCGCACAGCGCGTCGTAGTAGAAGCCGGGCTCGTGACAGACCGCCGAGTCGTACCCCAGGGTGTGTGCGGCCCACTCGGGCAGCGCCGCCACGTCGTGAACGAGCAGGTGGAGCGGCGAGCGGAGGTGCGCCACCGGCAGCTGCACCGCGAGCGTCCCGCCGGGGGCGACGGCCGCGAACCAGCGCCGCAGCACGGCCGCGTGGTCGGGGAGCCACTGGAGCGCGGCGTTCGAGAAGACCACGTCGTACGACCTGTCCGCGGTCCACGCGGCCGCGTCGGCGTCCACCCAGGTCACGCCGCTGTCGGTGGCGCGGGCGGCGGCGAGCATCGCGGGGTCGTTGTCGAGGCCGGTCACGTCCGCCGCCGGCCAGCGGGCGCGGAGCAGGGCCGTGCTGTTGCCGGCGCCGCAGCCGAGGTCGACCACCCGGGCCGGCTCCGACAGCCCGACGCGGGCCAACAGGTCCGCCGCGGCGCGGGTTCGCTCGCCGCCGAACCTCAAGTACAACTCGGGGTTCCAGGTCGCCATGCCGGCATTCTAGCCCGCCGCAGGTCGCGGTTGACACGCCGCCGCCCTTCGTGCCACCATGGCCCCCGTCGCCTCACCCACGGACGGGAACCGGCATGACCGACGCCGCCACCACGCTCATCGACAAGATTCGGCACCGCACCGCCCGGGTCGGCATCATCGGCCTCGGGTACGTCGGCCTGCCGCTGGCCCGGGCCTTCGCGCGCACCGGGTTCCGCGTCCTCGGCTTCGACATCGACCCGCACAAGGTCGCCAAGCTGAACGCCGGCAAGTCGTACATCAAACAGTTCCCCGACGCCACCATCGCCGGCATGCGCGAGAAGGGCTTCGAGGCCACCGACCGGTTCGACCGGCTGGGCGAAGCGGACGCGGTGCTCATCTGCGTCCCCACGCCGCTCACGGACGCGCGCGAGCCCGACTTGCGCTACGTCGAGGAGTCGGCCCACGCCGTCGCCGCGCAGCTGCGGCCGGGGCAGCTCGTCGTCCTTGAGAGCACCACCTACCCGACCACCACCCGCGGCGTCGTGCTGCCGATCCTGGAGCGCACCGGCCTCGAACCCGGCAAGGACTTCCTGCTGGCGTTCAGCCCGGAGCGCGAGGACCCGGGGAACGCGACGTTCTCGGTCAACAACATCCCCAAGGTGGTCGGGGGGCTCGACGCCGGCAGCGGCGACGCCGCGTGCGCGCTCTACTCGGCGGTGGTGCCGCAGGTGGTCCGCGTCAACAGCCCGGAGACAGCCGAGGCGTGCAAGATCCTGGAGAACACGTACCGCGCCGTGAACATCGCGCTGGTGAACGAGCTGAAGGTGCTCTACGACCGCATGGGCATCGACGTGTGGGAGGTGATCGACGCCGCGAAGACGAAGCCGTTCGGCTTCCAGGCGTTCTACCCCGGGCCGGGCCTCGGCGGGCACTGCATCCCGGTGGACCCGTTCTACCTGACGTGGGTGGCCCGCAAGTACGGCTGCAACACGCGGTTCATCGAGCTGGCCGGCGAGGTGAACACCGGGATGCCGGCGTTCGTCGTGACGAAGCTCGCCGACGCGCTCAACGACGCCGGCAAGGCGGTGAAGGGGAGCAAGGTGGCGATGCTCGGCGTGGCGTACAAGAAGGACGTGGACGACCCGCGCGAGAGCCCGTCGTTCGAGCTGCTGGACAAGCTCATCGGCAAGGGCGCGAAGGTGACGTACAACGACCCGCACGTTCCGGAGCTGCCGCGGATGCGGCACTGGCCGCAGCTGCCGGCGATGGCGAGTCAGGCGATCACGCCGGAATACCTGGCGGCGCAGGACGCGGTGCTGATCGCCACCGACCACACGGCCTACGACTACGATCAGATCGTGCGGCACAGCCGGCTGGTGATCGACACCCGCAACGCCACGCGGAACGTGCGCGACGGGCGTGACAAGGTGGTGCGGGCGTAGCCCCGGCAGAGTGCGACTTCGGCTTTCGTCAAACTCGTTAGGCCGGGGCGCGAGCCCCGTCGGGTTCCCAAAACCCGACGGGGCTCGCGCCCCGGCCTAACGGTTGATCACCCCGGTCCGCCGCCCCCCGCCAACCGTCCGGTACGCAGCGGTCGAACTCTCGGGTAGACTGAACGGACGCCCGCCGGGCTGACGGGGGAGTCTGATGTCAGGAGCGCGACGCTGTCGGTGCGGGGAACGACTCCCGTCCGCGGTGGGCACGTTCGTTTGCCGGGAGTGCGGCCGCACCCACGCCCGCCGCTCGGCCGGTCCCGTGCTGGTGCTGGCCGGGCTGTGCGCCCTCTCGGCCGCCGGCGGCGCCGCCACCGCCCTCTTCGTCCGCCCGCGCCCGACCGAACCCGTCGCCGCATTCGAACCCGTCGCTGTGACGCCGCCCGCCCGCCCGTCGGCCCGTGCGCCCGAATCGGTCACTCCTCCCCCGCGGCCGGTTGACCGGCCCCCGACACCCGCCGCCGCCCCACCGCCGGCAGCACCGCCGGTGCAAGCGCCTACCGGCGTCCTGGCTCCTGCGGTCGTGGGGCGCTACCGGGTCGGCGAGGCGTTCGACCAGGAGGTGACCCTGTCGCGGCGGTCGGTGCTGCACGTCCTCGGGTCCGGCGCCCCGCGCGCCGCCGAGTACACCTTTACCTCGCGCCTCACCGTCACGGCCGTCGGGCCCGACGGGACTCTCGCCGTCCGGCAGCGGGTGGAGGCGGCGCGACTCGTCACCGCCGACCCGGCCGTC carries:
- a CDS encoding methyltransferase domain-containing protein translates to MATWNPELYLRFGGERTRAAADLLARVGLSEPARVVDLGCGAGNSTALLRARWPAADVTGLDNDPAMLAAARATDSGVTWVDADAAAWTADRSYDVVFSNAALQWLPDHAAVLRRWFAAVAPGGTLAVQLPVAHLRSPLHLLVHDVAALPEWAAHTLGYDSAVCHEPGFYYDALCESAARLDVWETEYAHVLADAHAIVTWLRATRLRPILAALPDDATRGHFERVLTDRLAVAYPPQVDGRVLLPFPRLFVVAHRAG
- a CDS encoding nucleotide sugar dehydrogenase, whose product is MTDAATTLIDKIRHRTARVGIIGLGYVGLPLARAFARTGFRVLGFDIDPHKVAKLNAGKSYIKQFPDATIAGMREKGFEATDRFDRLGEADAVLICVPTPLTDAREPDLRYVEESAHAVAAQLRPGQLVVLESTTYPTTTRGVVLPILERTGLEPGKDFLLAFSPEREDPGNATFSVNNIPKVVGGLDAGSGDAACALYSAVVPQVVRVNSPETAEACKILENTYRAVNIALVNELKVLYDRMGIDVWEVIDAAKTKPFGFQAFYPGPGLGGHCIPVDPFYLTWVARKYGCNTRFIELAGEVNTGMPAFVVTKLADALNDAGKAVKGSKVAMLGVAYKKDVDDPRESPSFELLDKLIGKGAKVTYNDPHVPELPRMRHWPQLPAMASQAITPEYLAAQDAVLIATDHTAYDYDQIVRHSRLVIDTRNATRNVRDGRDKVVRA